In a single window of the Manis pentadactyla isolate mManPen7 chromosome 14, mManPen7.hap1, whole genome shotgun sequence genome:
- the CCDC92 gene encoding coiled-coil domain-containing protein 92 isoform X1, translating into MPVGHLEVSMAATNLENQLHSAQKNLLFLQREHASTLKGLHAEIRRLQQHCTDLTYELTLKSSEQTGDGSCRSNELKKRCEELEAQLKLKESENNELLRELEQKNAMVTVLESTIKEREKKYLEELKVKSQKLTMLSSELEQRASTIAYLTSQLHAAKRKLMSSSGTSDGSPSGSPVLASYKPAPPKDKLPETPRRRMKKSLSAPLHPEFEEVYKFGAESRKLLLREPVDAMPDPTPFLLARESTEVHLIKERPLVIPPIASNRSSSEQHSPAREKAHKAHIGVAHRIHHATPPQAQPEVETLAVDQVNGGKVVRKHSGTDRTV; encoded by the exons GTCATCTGGAGGTCAGTATGGCAGCCACAAACCTGGAGAACCAGTTGCACAGCGCACAGAAGAACCTCCTGTTCCTTCAGCGGGAGCATGCCAGCACGCTCAAGGGGCTACACGCGGAGATCAGGCGACTGCAACAACACTGCACAG ATTTAACCTATGAGCTGACACTCAAAAGTTCGGAACAGACAG GAGATGGATCTTGCAGAAGCAATGAACTGAAGAAAAGATGTGAAGAGCTGGAAGCCCAGCTGAAACTCAAGGAGAGTGAGAACAACGAACTGCTGAGGGAACTGGAGCAAAAAAATGCCATGGTCACGGTGCTGGAAAGCACCATTAAGGAACGGGAGAAGAAATACCTGGAGGAGTTAAAGGTGAAAAGCCAGAAGCTGACTATGCTGTCCAGTGAGCTGGAGCAGCGTGCCAGCACCATCGCCTATCTGACCTCTCAGCTGCATGCCGCCAAAAGGAAGCTCATGAGCTCCAGCGGGACCTCTGACGGCAGCCCATCTGGGAGCCCCGTGCTGGCCAGCTACAAGCCGGCCcccccaaaagacaagctgcctGAAACACCCCGCCGCCGGATGAAAAAGAGCCTCTCAGCCCCCCTGCACCCAGAATTCGAAGAGGTCTACAAATTTGGGGCTGAGAGCCGGAAACTACTTTTGCGGGAACCAGTGGATGCCATGCCTGACCCCACACCATTCCTGCTGGCCCGGGAGTCAACCGAGGTCCACCTCATCAAAGAGCGACCTCTGGTCATCCCCCCCATCGCCTCCAACCGCAGCTCCAGCGAGCAGCACAGCCCAGCCCGTGAAAAGGCTCACAAGGCTCACATTGGGGTGGCACACCGCATCCACCATGCCACCCCACCGCAGGCCCAGCCCGAGGTGGAGACGCTGGCGGTCGACCAGGTGAACGGAGGTAAAGTGGTGAGGAAGCACTCAGGGACGGACAGAACTGTGTGA
- the CCDC92 gene encoding coiled-coil domain-containing protein 92 isoform X2, which produces MAATNLENQLHSAQKNLLFLQREHASTLKGLHAEIRRLQQHCTDLTYELTLKSSEQTGDGSCRSNELKKRCEELEAQLKLKESENNELLRELEQKNAMVTVLESTIKEREKKYLEELKVKSQKLTMLSSELEQRASTIAYLTSQLHAAKRKLMSSSGTSDGSPSGSPVLASYKPAPPKDKLPETPRRRMKKSLSAPLHPEFEEVYKFGAESRKLLLREPVDAMPDPTPFLLARESTEVHLIKERPLVIPPIASNRSSSEQHSPAREKAHKAHIGVAHRIHHATPPQAQPEVETLAVDQVNGGKVVRKHSGTDRTV; this is translated from the exons ATGGCAGCCACAAACCTGGAGAACCAGTTGCACAGCGCACAGAAGAACCTCCTGTTCCTTCAGCGGGAGCATGCCAGCACGCTCAAGGGGCTACACGCGGAGATCAGGCGACTGCAACAACACTGCACAG ATTTAACCTATGAGCTGACACTCAAAAGTTCGGAACAGACAG GAGATGGATCTTGCAGAAGCAATGAACTGAAGAAAAGATGTGAAGAGCTGGAAGCCCAGCTGAAACTCAAGGAGAGTGAGAACAACGAACTGCTGAGGGAACTGGAGCAAAAAAATGCCATGGTCACGGTGCTGGAAAGCACCATTAAGGAACGGGAGAAGAAATACCTGGAGGAGTTAAAGGTGAAAAGCCAGAAGCTGACTATGCTGTCCAGTGAGCTGGAGCAGCGTGCCAGCACCATCGCCTATCTGACCTCTCAGCTGCATGCCGCCAAAAGGAAGCTCATGAGCTCCAGCGGGACCTCTGACGGCAGCCCATCTGGGAGCCCCGTGCTGGCCAGCTACAAGCCGGCCcccccaaaagacaagctgcctGAAACACCCCGCCGCCGGATGAAAAAGAGCCTCTCAGCCCCCCTGCACCCAGAATTCGAAGAGGTCTACAAATTTGGGGCTGAGAGCCGGAAACTACTTTTGCGGGAACCAGTGGATGCCATGCCTGACCCCACACCATTCCTGCTGGCCCGGGAGTCAACCGAGGTCCACCTCATCAAAGAGCGACCTCTGGTCATCCCCCCCATCGCCTCCAACCGCAGCTCCAGCGAGCAGCACAGCCCAGCCCGTGAAAAGGCTCACAAGGCTCACATTGGGGTGGCACACCGCATCCACCATGCCACCCCACCGCAGGCCCAGCCCGAGGTGGAGACGCTGGCGGTCGACCAGGTGAACGGAGGTAAAGTGGTGAGGAAGCACTCAGGGACGGACAGAACTGTGTGA